Proteins encoded in a region of the Elizabethkingia bruuniana genome:
- a CDS encoding DUF3857 domain-containing protein: MNKLILLACSGIFTMSYAQKDKFLNYPKVSENDIKKEKSAIDPNAGAEILYRSVHYFIDPSSNMLNQEVYSQVKIYDKNKAKDYLTVELNLYKSTKSSDAEVLTSLKGTTYNFVNGKVEADKVEKEDKFKSKESKNYEVSKFTFPNVKNGSVLEFKYKRISPFFWYVPTTTIEKDIPVVYTEYVFDMPKYFGYNINYTGSLTPKNRHIAEEFLYGVEGRTYRFGFENLKPFEEEEYVLNGDNYKTKVSAELNSVAYRSGEVKNYAMSWEDIRKQLYERDDFGKELKRKLPSGFIPADILAEKDQMEKAKKVLALAQKSFKWDRVHDFTSDNGSNNLIKTKTGNVGDINLTLIKMLREAGIATNPLVLSTINNGFISYNPSINSLNYVIACAEIDGKLYIMDASNKQSLINVLPPKIYNYRGFIMKDKEVKEVNLENENSSKTFLTVNATLNPDGTIKGSFSDKDTSLYSMVNNERYEDDKEDYQKSYYKDRYKFPFTDIKTELLPNNDFETTFNFTADNMVDAVGNKFIINPLLFLNTEKNPFDQKGERTMPIELLTGYEKIKNVSLTIPDGYVVENLPKSKRIVTEDKEISYTYEVTQDKNKINIKTSTIVASSNYPKEYYVAFKQIWDTMLKKEGELITVVKK; the protein is encoded by the coding sequence ATGAATAAACTAATTTTACTTGCTTGTTCAGGGATTTTCACAATGAGCTATGCTCAAAAAGATAAGTTTCTGAATTATCCTAAAGTATCTGAGAATGATATAAAAAAAGAAAAATCGGCCATTGATCCGAATGCCGGTGCTGAAATTTTATATCGATCTGTACATTACTTCATAGACCCGAGTAGCAACATGTTGAACCAGGAGGTCTACAGCCAGGTAAAGATCTATGATAAAAACAAAGCAAAAGACTATCTTACAGTTGAACTGAATCTATATAAGTCTACAAAATCTTCCGACGCAGAAGTTCTTACCTCTCTAAAGGGAACTACTTATAATTTTGTCAACGGAAAAGTTGAGGCTGACAAAGTAGAAAAAGAAGATAAATTTAAATCTAAAGAGAGTAAAAACTATGAAGTTTCCAAGTTTACATTTCCTAATGTAAAAAATGGTTCTGTACTGGAATTTAAATACAAAAGAATATCTCCTTTTTTCTGGTATGTACCGACAACAACTATTGAGAAAGACATTCCTGTAGTCTATACGGAGTATGTGTTCGACATGCCGAAGTACTTTGGTTATAACATCAATTACACAGGTAGCTTAACTCCAAAGAACCGACACATTGCAGAGGAGTTTTTGTATGGAGTAGAAGGAAGAACATACCGTTTTGGGTTTGAAAATCTTAAACCATTTGAGGAGGAAGAATATGTACTAAACGGTGATAACTACAAAACTAAAGTTTCTGCTGAGCTAAATTCTGTAGCCTACAGAAGCGGAGAAGTCAAAAACTACGCAATGAGCTGGGAAGACATCCGAAAACAACTATATGAGCGTGATGATTTTGGCAAAGAACTGAAAAGGAAGCTCCCTTCAGGCTTTATTCCTGCTGACATACTGGCTGAGAAAGATCAGATGGAAAAAGCAAAAAAAGTACTTGCTCTTGCTCAAAAAAGCTTTAAGTGGGACCGCGTACATGACTTTACATCAGATAATGGAAGCAATAATCTCATTAAAACAAAAACCGGAAACGTCGGGGATATTAATCTGACTCTTATAAAGATGCTTCGTGAAGCTGGTATAGCAACTAATCCATTAGTATTGTCTACAATCAACAATGGTTTTATAAGCTATAATCCTTCTATCAACAGCCTTAATTATGTTATTGCATGTGCAGAAATCGATGGAAAACTTTACATTATGGATGCCTCCAACAAACAATCCCTCATCAATGTTTTACCTCCTAAAATATACAATTACAGAGGGTTTATCATGAAAGATAAAGAGGTAAAAGAAGTAAATCTGGAGAATGAAAACAGCAGTAAGACATTTTTAACGGTAAATGCGACACTTAATCCGGACGGGACAATTAAAGGCAGCTTTTCGGATAAAGACACTTCTTTGTATTCTATGGTTAACAATGAACGTTATGAAGATGACAAGGAGGATTATCAGAAATCATACTATAAAGATCGTTATAAATTTCCGTTTACTGATATCAAAACAGAACTTTTACCTAATAATGATTTTGAAACAACATTCAATTTTACAGCAGATAATATGGTGGATGCAGTGGGGAATAAGTTTATCATTAACCCCTTATTATTCTTAAACACTGAAAAGAATCCATTTGATCAGAAAGGAGAAAGAACAATGCCTATAGAGCTTTTAACAGGTTACGAAAAGATAAAAAATGTTTCTCTTACTATTCCCGACGGCTATGTTGTAGAAAACCTCCCAAAATCCAAAAGAATAGTCACTGAAGACAAAGAAATCTCATATACGTATGAAGTTACTCAGGATAAAAATAAGATTAATATAAAAACTTCAACCATCGTAGCAAGCAGCAATTATCCAAAAGAATATTACGTTGCTTTTAAACAAATATGGGATACCATGCTGAAAAAAGAAGGTGAACTTATTACTGTTGTGAAAAAATAG